Proteins from a genomic interval of Dama dama isolate Ldn47 chromosome 1, ASM3311817v1, whole genome shotgun sequence:
- the LOC133051857 gene encoding olfactory receptor 52P1-like — translation MSFTLMGIPGLESQHLWLSLPFFSMFLAILISNGAILFMVAREPTLHTPMYLLLALLMVADLISTLALLPKLLCLFWFNDRDIAVNACFTQMFFIHGTSVVRSALLVAMAFDRFVAVCEPLRYSTILSHSVVGRLGLMALAKGVILILPMPLLLQRLTFCHMVIPHTYCDHMAVVKLACDDTRPNRIYGLFVILLVVGLDLVLIGFSYGLILQAVIRLNSRDAICKALNTCSAHLFVILITYVPALFSSLTHRLGHNIPPHVHILLANLYLLLPSMFNPIIYGMKTKDIQVKVAKCLCRRHS, via the coding sequence ATGAGCTTCACTTTGATGGGCATACCTGGCTTAGAGTCCCAGCACTTGTGgttatctcttcctttcttctccatgTTTTTGGCTATCCTCATCAGCAATGGTGCCATCCTTTTCATGGTGGCCAGGGAGCCCACACTTCACACACCGATGTACTTGCTTCTGGCTCTGCTGATGGTGGCTGACCTTATATCCACTCTGGCTCTGTTGCCTAAGCTCCTCTGCCTCTTCTGGTTCAATGATCGGGACATAGCTGTCAATGCCTGTTTCACTCAGATGTTTTTCATCCATGGAACATCCGTGGTACGATCAGCCCTACTTGTTGCGATGGCCTTTGACCGATTTGTGGCTGTGTGTGAGCCACTACGCTACAGCACAATTCTGAGCCATTCCGTAGTTGGACGCCTGGGACTGATGGCTTTAGCCAAGGGGGTGATTCTTATCCTGCCCATGCCTCTTCTACTGCAGAGGCTGACCTTCTGCCACATGGTCATTCCTCATACCTACTGTGACCACATGGCTGTGGTGAAACTGGCCTGTGATGACACCAGACCTAACCGGATCTATGGGCTCTTTGTGATTCTGCTTGTGGTGGGACTTGATTTAGTGCTCATTGGCTTCTCTTATGGTCTCATCCTGCAGGCCGTGATACGTCTCAATTCTCGAGATGCCATCTGCAAAGCCCTTAACACCTGCTCAGCCCACCTCTTTGTCATCCTTATCACTTATGTGCCTGcactcttctcttctctcacCCACCGCCTTGGTCACAATATCCCACCTCACGTCCACATTCTTCTTGCCAATCTCTACCTTCTTCTACCCTCAATGTTCAATCCCATCATCTATGGCATGAAGACAAAGGATATACAAGTCAAGGTGGCCAAATGCCTGTGCAGAAGACATTCATAG